One genomic window of [Clostridium] scindens ATCC 35704 includes the following:
- a CDS encoding TVP38/TMEM64 family protein → MKNKKIWIFIGLAVLVLVLNYIFGWSSYLGDTKNLLFLKKIVEDNFVYAALIYTAITIVGCVVLALPGITFAVFAGLIFGPILGTILCSIATTIGAVLAFLAGRFFLKDGIKPLVMKNKYLKKWLFDESGKNELFVLLITRVVPVFPYNLQNFAYGITDISFRTYTIGSFIFMLPGTAMYTIGTAGITDTENRGLYIGIAIVLAVIVILTGVLLKKKYIQEDVNEGE, encoded by the coding sequence ATGAAAAATAAAAAGATATGGATATTTATAGGATTGGCAGTTTTGGTTTTAGTATTAAATTACATTTTTGGATGGTCTTCTTACCTGGGAGATACTAAGAACCTTCTTTTTTTAAAAAAGATAGTAGAAGATAATTTTGTATACGCAGCACTGATATATACGGCTATCACAATTGTTGGATGTGTTGTATTAGCACTTCCGGGCATTACCTTTGCAGTATTTGCGGGTTTAATTTTTGGACCAATATTGGGAACTATATTATGTTCGATTGCAACGACTATAGGAGCGGTGTTAGCATTTTTGGCAGGGAGATTCTTTTTAAAGGACGGGATAAAACCATTGGTAATGAAGAATAAATATCTGAAAAAATGGTTATTTGATGAATCAGGCAAAAATGAGTTATTTGTATTGCTTATAACAAGAGTCGTTCCGGTATTTCCATATAACCTTCAAAACTTTGCTTATGGAATTACAGATATTTCTTTTCGTACATATACGATTGGGTCATTCATATTTATGCTACCTGGAACAGCCATGTATACGATTGGAACAGCCGGCATTACAGATACAGAGAACAGGGGCTTATATATTGGAATTGCCATTGTATTGGCAGTTATTGTAATTCTAACAGGAGTACTTTTAAAAAAGAAATATATACAGGAGGATGTGAATGAAGGAGAATAA
- a CDS encoding fumarate hydratase C-terminal domain-containing protein, whose protein sequence is MDKHITAPITKKVSRTLRAGDYVYITGTIYTAREGRSIGSAGSTTASCRDRYALKLLDLGLTAMIGKGKRSPEVLEAVKRNGSVYLAAVGGAGALLSKCIKESEVVAYNDLGAEAIRKLKVEDFPAIVVADCEGNNLYETAIKEYQKI, encoded by the coding sequence ATGGACAAACATATTACGGCACCAATTACGAAGAAAGTCTCCCGGACACTGAGAGCGGGTGATTATGTATATATTACAGGAACAATCTATACGGCAAGAGAGGGACGCTCAATCGGTTCTGCAGGCTCTACGACTGCAAGTTGTAGGGACAGATATGCGCTGAAGCTTCTTGATCTCGGACTTACAGCCATGATCGGAAAAGGAAAGAGAAGTCCTGAGGTTCTTGAGGCAGTGAAAAGAAATGGAAGTGTTTATCTGGCAGCAGTGGGTGGTGCAGGAGCACTCTTGTCAAAATGTATCAAAGAATCAGAAGTAGTGGCTTATAATGATCTTGGTGCAGAGGCAATAAGAAAGCTTAAAGTTGAAGATTTTCCAGCAATTGTCGTCGCAGACTGCGAGGGTAATAATTTGTATGAAACAGCGATAAAGGAGTACCAGAAGATATGA
- a CDS encoding TVP38/TMEM64 family protein — translation MTKQKNWIKKVVVIVILAVLVASYYLVPSVRELMNQIFRMFASGDFTVVKDFVASYGAYAAVISFLLMILQSIAAPLPAFLITFANANLFGWWQGAILSWSSAMAGAAVCFFIARILGRDVAEKLTSKAGLKQIDTFFEKYGKNTILICRLLPFISFDIVSYAAGLTSMSFGAFFLATGLGQLPATIVYSYVGGMLTGGAKMFVTGLMLLFALSALIVLIRKIYTEKNKKSKK, via the coding sequence ATGACAAAACAGAAAAACTGGATAAAGAAAGTGGTAGTAATTGTTATATTAGCCGTTTTAGTGGCAAGTTATTATTTGGTGCCATCCGTAAGAGAATTGATGAATCAGATTTTCCGTATGTTTGCAAGTGGTGATTTTACGGTTGTGAAAGATTTTGTAGCTTCCTATGGAGCATATGCAGCGGTAATTTCATTCTTGTTAATGATATTACAATCCATTGCAGCGCCACTCCCGGCATTTCTGATCACATTTGCAAATGCGAATCTTTTTGGCTGGTGGCAAGGTGCAATCCTTTCATGGTCCAGCGCTATGGCTGGTGCAGCGGTGTGTTTCTTTATAGCGAGAATTCTTGGAAGAGATGTAGCAGAAAAATTGACAAGTAAAGCAGGTCTTAAGCAGATCGATACATTTTTTGAAAAATATGGCAAAAATACAATACTTATCTGCCGTCTACTTCCATTTATTTCTTTTGATATCGTAAGCTATGCGGCGGGACTAACTTCTATGTCTTTTGGTGCATTCTTCCTGGCAACCGGGCTTGGACAACTTCCGGCAACCATTGTATATTCCTATGTTGGAGGAATGTTGACCGGTGGTGCGAAAATGTTTGTGACAGGCTTAATGCTTTTGTTCGCATTATCTGCATTGATTGTATTGATTCGAAAGATATATACTGAAAAAAATAAGAAAAGCAAAAAATAG
- a CDS encoding aminoglycoside phosphotransferase family protein: MNQTQLEEYIRQPHYRKVMGLPEEVTEEYHMLAQGEYNRNYWFIHPVTGKKMVFRINYGSQMHLSNQIEYEYKALELLKESGRTPAPVYVDGSFTYMEQGVMVMEYLPGHALDYNRELLRAAGCLVDIHSVNVPENHSLIDPGNPLRAILNECEEMVCTYMDSPLGDEGKKAKIRKMLDLGWKRVDSLKESSYKCCINTELNSTNFLIGDEGEYLIDWEKPLYGDPAQDLGHFLAPTTTFWKTDVILTQDQIEQFIDAYLDKVGGRFDVRGLRERVHVYIPITCLRGITWCAMAWIEYQNPEKAIFNESTFRKLEAYLDDQFLDNINEIIK, encoded by the coding sequence ATGAATCAAACACAATTAGAGGAATATATCAGACAGCCCCATTATAGGAAGGTCATGGGGCTTCCGGAAGAAGTTACAGAAGAATATCATATGCTGGCGCAGGGAGAATATAATCGAAATTACTGGTTTATTCATCCGGTAACCGGTAAGAAGATGGTGTTTCGCATTAATTATGGAAGCCAGATGCATCTGAGTAATCAAATTGAATATGAATATAAAGCACTTGAATTATTAAAAGAATCAGGACGTACACCGGCGCCTGTCTATGTGGATGGAAGTTTTACATACATGGAACAGGGGGTTATGGTCATGGAGTATCTTCCAGGTCATGCGTTGGATTATAATCGAGAATTACTAAGAGCAGCTGGTTGTCTGGTTGATATTCATAGTGTGAATGTACCAGAAAACCATTCTCTGATTGATCCAGGCAATCCGCTTCGGGCAATTTTAAATGAATGTGAAGAGATGGTATGTACTTATATGGATTCTCCACTGGGAGATGAGGGGAAAAAGGCAAAAATAAGAAAGATGTTAGACCTTGGATGGAAAAGAGTGGATAGTCTGAAGGAATCATCCTATAAGTGCTGTATCAATACAGAATTGAATTCCACCAATTTTTTAATCGGTGATGAGGGGGAATATCTGATTGATTGGGAGAAGCCTCTATATGGAGATCCTGCACAGGATCTTGGACACTTTCTTGCTCCGACTACGACCTTTTGGAAAACAGATGTTATCCTTACCCAAGATCAAATCGAACAATTTATAGATGCTTATCTGGATAAGGTGGGTGGAAGATTTGATGTACGGGGGTTAAGAGAAAGAGTTCATGTGTATATTCCGATTACCTGCTTAAGAGGAATTACCTGGTGTGCCATGGCATGGATAGAATATCAGAACCCAGAGAAAGCAATCTTTAATGAGTCAACCTTCCGTAAATTGGAAGCGTATCTGGATGACCAATTTTTGGACAACATAAATGAAATCATAAAATAA
- a CDS encoding TIGR04283 family arsenosugar biosynthesis glycosyltransferase, translating into MKKAIIIFTRVPIPGKTKTRMMPTLTPDQCEHLHTCFLKDIRRVCEQCAADIYVCYTPDEEKYKRQIMDILGTEKNYFPQKGNDLGNRMCNAFEEVLKKEYDSCLLIGTDVPELQTSCLMKAFEVLDKKDVVFGKTVDGGYYLVGMKKLYPQVFGLEQYGHSSVFYETLKRLQAESIRVGYTEELLDMDTPSDLQKYRNHMRENNRLYKTETGKYVSEIAKISIIIPVYNEEKLIVPLQRQLSSLKEQCEIILVDGGSTDKTQTLIEPGYRVISAEKGRANQMNQGALESTGDILFFLHCDSELPENVLGEIRTVMREYRAGCFGIAFRSKSPLMFICRVISNYRVKDRKVMFGDQGMFMERELFFELGMFPQIPIMEDYQLSLTLKEAGIKLGMANKRIYTSDRRYPRGMIPKLRLMWKMNRMRKMYRDKVQVQKLADMYEDIR; encoded by the coding sequence ATGAAAAAAGCAATCATTATATTTACCAGAGTACCGATTCCGGGGAAAACAAAGACACGAATGATGCCGACATTAACGCCGGATCAGTGTGAGCATTTGCATACTTGCTTTCTAAAGGATATTCGAAGAGTATGTGAACAATGTGCCGCAGATATTTATGTTTGCTATACACCGGACGAGGAAAAATATAAGAGACAGATTATGGATATTTTGGGGACAGAAAAAAACTATTTCCCTCAAAAGGGAAATGACCTGGGAAATCGAATGTGCAATGCATTTGAAGAGGTGTTAAAAAAAGAATATGATTCCTGTCTGTTGATAGGAACAGATGTACCGGAATTGCAGACATCTTGTCTTATGAAAGCATTTGAAGTGCTGGATAAAAAGGATGTTGTGTTTGGAAAGACCGTAGATGGTGGTTACTATTTGGTTGGAATGAAGAAGTTATATCCACAAGTGTTTGGTCTCGAACAATACGGACATAGTTCTGTATTTTATGAGACACTCAAACGTTTACAAGCGGAAAGTATTAGGGTTGGTTATACAGAAGAACTTTTGGATATGGATACACCCTCTGATTTGCAAAAGTATAGAAATCATATGAGAGAAAATAACAGATTATACAAAACAGAAACAGGAAAGTATGTATCTGAAATTGCAAAGATCTCAATTATTATTCCAGTTTATAATGAAGAAAAATTGATTGTGCCGTTGCAAAGACAACTTTCCTCACTGAAAGAACAGTGTGAAATTATATTAGTAGATGGTGGAAGCACTGATAAAACACAGACTCTTATAGAACCAGGGTATAGAGTCATTTCTGCTGAAAAGGGAAGGGCTAATCAAATGAACCAAGGTGCTTTGGAAAGCACAGGTGACATCTTATTTTTTCTCCATTGTGATAGTGAATTGCCTGAAAATGTACTGGGGGAAATCCGAACGGTTATGAGAGAATATCGTGCGGGATGTTTTGGTATTGCATTCCGCTCCAAAAGTCCATTGATGTTCATATGCCGGGTTATATCAAACTACAGAGTGAAAGATCGCAAGGTAATGTTTGGGGATCAGGGAATGTTTATGGAAAGAGAATTATTTTTTGAATTAGGAATGTTTCCACAGATTCCGATTATGGAAGATTATCAGTTATCCCTGACATTGAAGGAAGCTGGCATTAAACTTGGTATGGCAAATAAGAGAATCTATACTTCAGATCGCAGATATCCACGAGGAATGATACCAAAGTTAAGATTAATGTGGAAAATGAATCGTATGAGGAAGATGTATCGTGATAAAGTACAGGTTCAGAAACTTGCAGATATGTACGAAGATATTAGATAG
- a CDS encoding (Fe-S)-binding protein, translated as MKENKSVDENACVHCGVCQKNCVFLKKYGIDIGDTEKLEELAYHCFLCGKCTEVCPIGIDGRQKILQIRRQKVKENNNKIPEKGYGMLKIEKERYLFRNYKNLSGKSVLFPGCNFPSFYPKTTRYLAETLKEKAGIGMVFDCCGKPIAELGMEDRENQIIEKIQTKLTEQGVEEIITLCPNCYAFLQPRLDIRVVSIYEKLAEFGIGKKIEQRLTVFTPCPDREDGAMLETIKYYLSQQPEQLKNIQCCGLGGCAAGKEPELADEMLESLDRNDKIYTYCASCAGNLVRRGYERTEHLLIEILGTKERPDTHKSLLNRMKTKYW; from the coding sequence ATGAAGGAGAATAAGTCCGTTGATGAAAATGCATGTGTTCATTGTGGAGTCTGTCAGAAGAACTGTGTATTTTTAAAAAAATACGGGATAGATATTGGAGATACGGAGAAGTTAGAAGAACTGGCATATCATTGCTTTTTGTGTGGAAAATGTACAGAAGTATGTCCGATAGGAATTGATGGGAGACAGAAAATTCTTCAAATCCGGAGGCAGAAAGTAAAAGAAAACAATAACAAAATTCCAGAAAAAGGATATGGAATGTTAAAAATTGAAAAAGAAAGGTATTTGTTTCGTAATTATAAAAACCTTTCTGGAAAGAGTGTATTGTTTCCGGGATGTAATTTTCCATCTTTTTATCCGAAAACAACAAGATATCTGGCTGAGACACTAAAGGAGAAGGCTGGAATAGGAATGGTATTCGATTGTTGTGGCAAACCAATTGCTGAACTTGGTATGGAAGACCGGGAAAATCAAATTATAGAAAAGATACAGACGAAACTAACAGAGCAAGGTGTGGAAGAAATTATTACCTTGTGCCCGAATTGTTATGCATTTCTGCAGCCAAGATTGGATATTAGAGTTGTAAGTATTTATGAAAAACTAGCTGAATTTGGAATCGGAAAAAAGATAGAACAGCGACTGACGGTATTTACACCTTGTCCGGACAGAGAAGATGGAGCAATGTTAGAGACGATCAAGTATTATCTTAGCCAACAGCCGGAACAATTGAAAAACATACAGTGTTGTGGATTGGGTGGATGTGCAGCAGGAAAAGAACCAGAACTTGCGGATGAAATGTTGGAAAGTCTAGATAGAAATGATAAAATTTATACTTATTGTGCATCTTGTGCAGGAAATCTTGTGAGAAGAGGATATGAAAGAACAGAGCATCTTTTGATAGAAATATTGGGGACAAAAGAGAGACCAGATACACATAAATCTCTATTAAACAGAATGAAGACAAAATATTGGTAG